A region of the Euzebyales bacterium genome:
CCAAGCTCGTCACCATCGGGCAATCGACCAACGGAACGGACATCCAGGCGGTCCGGATCACGAAGAACGCGCGTGCCATCCACGACGGTCAGAAGCCGGCGACGGTCTATGTCGCAGCCCAGCACGCGCGGGAGTGGATCACCCCGGAGATGGTGCGGCGGCTGCTGCACCATGTCGTCGACAACTACGGCACCGATTCGCAGATCACCGAGCTGGTGGACACGACCGAGATGTGGTTCATCGTCGTGGCCAACCCCGACGGCTACGACTGGACGTTCGAGCCGGGCCAGCGGCTGTGGCGCAAGAACCTGCGCGACAACAACGGGGACGGGCAGATCACACCCGGTGACGGCGTCGACCCCAACCGGAACTTCCCGACACGGTGGGGCTATGACAACGAGGGCTCGTCGCCGCAGGCGGGCAGCGAGACCTACCGCGGACCATCGCCCGGCTCGGAGCCCGAGACACAGGCCCTCGACAGCTTCATGGGGCGGCTGCGACCCGAGTTCCTCGTCAATTACCACTCCGCCGCCGAGCTGCTGCTCTACGGCGTCGGATGGCAGGTCGCGACGCCGACGCCCGACGACGTGATCTACGAGACGCTCGCGGGTGACGACGAGACCCCGGCCGTCCCGGGCTACGACCCCGACATCTCCGCCGAGCTGTACACCACCAACGGCGAGACGACCGAGCACATGCAGGCCGCGTACGGCGTCCTTGGCTTCACCCCCGAGATGTCGACCTGCCAGACCGTGTCCGCCGCGGACCCGAACGATGAGTGGGAGCCGGCGGCCTGCGCGAGCGTGTTCAACTTCCCCGACGACGAGGAGCTCGTCCAGGATGAGTTCGAAAAGAACATCCCCTTCGCACTGGCCGTGGCGGAATCGGCCGAGGATCCCGCCGACCCGGTGTCGGTGGTCGGGCGGACCGCCGAGGACTTCCGTGTCGACCCCTTCGGCGTGTCCTACGGCGACCCGCAGACCGTGGCCGTCGTCGCCAGGCGCGACCTGGAGGACGTCCGGCTGCGCTACCGCATCAGCGGCGGTGCCGCGCGGTCGGTGCGGGTCGAGGAGTGGCAAGGGGGTGAGCGCTACGGCGACGCCAACGACCGCTACTACGCCGAGTTCCGAGCCGACGTCAGTGGCGCTGGTGCCGGGGACCAGGTCGAGGTGTGGTTCACCGGCGTCAAGCCGGGTGCCGGGCCGGTCGAGAGCGAGCGCTTCACCTACACGCTGGAGCAGAACACCGGCGCGGAGGTGTTGGTCGTCGCCAATGAGGACTACACCGGCGTGAACCCCGACTACCCGGACGGCGTGACTGAGCCGAAGTACGACGAGGCGCATGTCGCCGCCGTCGAGGCAGCGGGGTACGACGCCGACGTGTGGGACACCGACGCCCAGGGCGTCCCCCACGACCTCGGCGTGCTGTCCCACTACGATGCCGTGCTCTGGTACCAGGGCGACAACAGGGTCACGCAGGATCCTGAGGATCTCCTGACCAACACGCCGTTCGGGCAGCTGCCGGACCTGTCGGTGGCCGAGGAGCAGCAGTACCTGACGATGGCGGTCCGCGACTACCTCAACGCAGGCGGCAAGCTGGTCCAAGCGGCGGAGACGGCGCAGTACGAGGGGTTCGTGGGCATCAGCGACGTCGTCGGTGGGCTCTACTACGGCCTCGACGGGGCCCCGGAGGAGGAATGCGTCGTCGAGTCGGTCCCCGGCTTCTTTGAAGACTGCCTGATCCTTGCGGACGACTTCCGGCAGTACTGGCAGGGCGGCTACACCCGGACCAGCACCGGCGACGCGCAGGGATTCCAGGGGATCGCCGAGCCGATCGACGGGTCGTCCGGCACCTTCGGTGGTCCCGCGGTGGCGGACAACCCGATCGACGAGGCAGGGGTGTTCGTCCCGACCAGCGACGTGCTGCCGCCGTCGGAGTTCCCGCAGTTCGCCAGCCAGGGTGCGGCCGAGTACGTGTCGGCCACTGGTGCCAGCCCGTTCGGACCGGTGGAGGGCGAGAACTACGCTGGCGCGCTGCACCAGGACGCGTCCTACATGCGCCTGGCCAGGACGATCGACGTGCCGAGCGGGGCGTCAGCACAGCTGCAGTTCCAGCTGTCCTACAGCGTGGAAACCGCGTACGACCACGTGATCGTCGAAGCGCACACGGTCGGCCAGGACGACTGGACGACGCTGCCCGACCTGAACGCAGGCACGAGCACGGACCCGCCCGCCGAGTGCGTCGCAGGCGGGTTCCTACTGACCCTGCACCCGTTCCTCGGTAACTACCTCGGTGGCGCCGACTGCACGCAGCCCGGCCCG
Encoded here:
- a CDS encoding M14 family zinc carboxypeptidase; amino-acid sequence: KLVTIGQSTNGTDIQAVRITKNARAIHDGQKPATVYVAAQHAREWITPEMVRRLLHHVVDNYGTDSQITELVDTTEMWFIVVANPDGYDWTFEPGQRLWRKNLRDNNGDGQITPGDGVDPNRNFPTRWGYDNEGSSPQAGSETYRGPSPGSEPETQALDSFMGRLRPEFLVNYHSAAELLLYGVGWQVATPTPDDVIYETLAGDDETPAVPGYDPDISAELYTTNGETTEHMQAAYGVLGFTPEMSTCQTVSAADPNDEWEPAACASVFNFPDDEELVQDEFEKNIPFALAVAESAEDPADPVSVVGRTAEDFRVDPFGVSYGDPQTVAVVARRDLEDVRLRYRISGGAARSVRVEEWQGGERYGDANDRYYAEFRADVSGAGAGDQVEVWFTGVKPGAGPVESERFTYTLEQNTGAEVLVVANEDYTGVNPDYPDGVTEPKYDEAHVAAVEAAGYDADVWDTDAQGVPHDLGVLSHYDAVLWYQGDNRVTQDPEDLLTNTPFGQLPDLSVAEEQQYLTMAVRDYLNAGGKLVQAAETAQYEGFVGISDVVGGLYYGLDGAPEEECVVESVPGFFEDCLILADDFRQYWQGGYTRTSTGDAQGFQGIAEPIDGSSGTFGGPAVADNPIDEAGVFVPTSDVLPPSEFPQFASQGAAEYVSATGASPFGPVEGENYAGALHQDASYMRLARTIDVPSGASAQLQFQLSYSVETAYDHVIVEAHTVGQDDWTTLPDLNAGTSTDPPAECVAGGFLLTLHPFLGNYLGGADCTQPGPNGGTWNSFTGSSGGWQEVAVDLSAYAGSQVEVSISYVTDPAAAGIGAFVDDTQVVVDGQVVSADGFEGATSEWTVGGPPAGSPANQGNWQIGPQLLTLYAGTSTEDTLLLGFGLEQLSTDAERAALVQSALDGLLTP